A single genomic interval of Lacrimispora sphenoides JCM 1415 harbors:
- a CDS encoding MurR/RpiR family transcriptional regulator, which yields MVTLHLDDAVIKSLSNNELNVLKYVYEHSDEVLDMSIQTLAAQTSYSSATILRFCKKLGYSGFAEFKYALRAEERKENPGPSAAKAQDFNTRIMIDSLCSNVEGTSNLISEDQLSHTFRYFDSNCPIYLWAPGGITSILSDYFEKLLFSIGRQNVYKIESSKMGEHILRNIRSESLLILISTTGDFGPTVRLGKIARMNNVPILSITPYTNNEVANLATVNFRFFTNQRENRGAEFTSRLPVFYMINAIIRCYLQYKLSGREQTEQGENHDSFI from the coding sequence ATGGTCACACTTCATCTGGATGACGCTGTTATCAAAAGCCTGAGCAACAATGAACTGAATGTCCTGAAATATGTCTATGAACACTCGGATGAGGTTTTGGATATGAGCATACAGACTCTGGCCGCCCAGACATCTTATTCCTCTGCCACGATTCTGCGCTTCTGCAAGAAGCTTGGGTATTCCGGCTTTGCGGAATTCAAATATGCCCTCCGTGCCGAGGAAAGAAAAGAAAATCCCGGACCCTCGGCTGCAAAAGCCCAGGATTTTAATACCCGGATCATGATTGACAGTCTGTGTTCCAACGTGGAAGGAACCTCCAATCTGATATCGGAAGATCAGCTCAGCCATACGTTCCGGTATTTTGACAGCAACTGTCCCATCTACTTATGGGCCCCGGGAGGGATCACTTCTATTCTGAGCGACTACTTTGAGAAGCTTCTATTCTCCATCGGGCGCCAGAATGTATACAAGATCGAATCCAGTAAAATGGGAGAACACATTTTAAGAAATATCCGCTCGGAATCCCTGCTGATCTTAATCAGCACCACCGGGGATTTCGGCCCGACCGTACGCCTTGGCAAAATCGCCCGGATGAACAATGTCCCGATTCTATCCATCACCCCATATACCAACAATGAAGTTGCCAATTTAGCCACTGTCAACTTCCGCTTCTTCACCAACCAGCGCGAGAACCGGGGAGCGGAGTTCACTTCCAGGCTTCCGGTGTTTTATATGATCAACGCCATTATACGCTGTTACCTTCAGTACAAGCTGTCCGGCCGGGAACAAACGGAACAGGGGGAAAACCATGATTCCTTTATTTGA
- a CDS encoding nucleoside phosphorylase yields the protein MAEIMPHIKLSKEHAVPYALLPGDPKRLDRIAACLTDTEELAFNREFRSIKGKYRGVPVMAVSTGIGGASAAIAVEELARIGVKAMIRIGSCGALQKGIRLGDLILVNGAVRDDGASSSYADSIYPAIPDTKLLLACMESAGELGARSHVGIARSHDSFYIDEEKEVCAYWAGKGVMGSDMETAALFVVGGLRGVKTASILNVVVESEESIEENINSYTGGESAMMRGEHLEILTALEAFVRMDKG from the coding sequence GTGGCTGAGATCATGCCTCATATCAAGCTGTCAAAAGAACATGCCGTTCCCTATGCGCTGCTGCCGGGTGACCCAAAACGTCTGGACCGGATTGCAGCCTGTCTGACGGATACGGAGGAACTGGCGTTTAACAGGGAATTCCGAAGTATTAAGGGAAAATACAGAGGAGTACCTGTTATGGCGGTATCTACAGGGATTGGAGGTGCGTCTGCGGCAATCGCAGTGGAGGAACTGGCAAGAATCGGGGTTAAGGCCATGATCCGGATCGGAAGCTGCGGAGCGCTTCAAAAGGGGATCCGCCTTGGCGATTTAATTCTGGTGAATGGAGCTGTCCGGGATGATGGAGCCTCGTCCTCCTATGCAGATTCTATCTATCCGGCGATACCGGATACAAAGCTTTTGCTGGCCTGCATGGAAAGTGCAGGGGAATTGGGAGCGAGATCTCATGTGGGAATAGCCAGAAGCCATGACAGCTTTTACATTGATGAGGAAAAAGAGGTCTGCGCTTACTGGGCAGGTAAAGGTGTCATGGGTTCTGATATGGAAACTGCCGCATTATTTGTGGTAGGCGGACTGCGGGGAGTAAAAACCGCCTCCATATTAAACGTGGTGGTGGAGTCTGAGGAGTCCATAGAGGAAAACATCAACAGCTATACGGGCGGAGAGTCCGCCATGATGAGGGGAGAGCATTTGGAGATCCTTACGGCATTGGAGGCCTTTGTCCGTATGGATAAAGGTTGA
- a CDS encoding ECF transporter S component, translated as MKNLFKTKLNAACFVLIPACIGINYLGKLFASVLKLPLWLDSIGTCIGGILGGPVIGGICGAANNLIYGFTTGDSITLVYALTSLGIGVAVGIMARLGRMEKLSGAILTACVAGLTAVVISTPLNIIFWGGTTGNIWGDAVFAWSQASGLPVAFGSFLDEVLVDVPDKLITLLIVYAIIKGLPKKLTSLYELDDEVASLD; from the coding sequence ATGAAAAATTTATTTAAAACCAAATTGAATGCAGCTTGTTTTGTATTGATTCCGGCTTGTATTGGAATTAATTATTTAGGAAAGCTTTTTGCGTCTGTTTTAAAGCTTCCGCTTTGGCTGGATTCTATCGGTACCTGCATCGGCGGTATTCTTGGGGGACCCGTGATCGGGGGAATCTGCGGTGCGGCTAACAACTTAATTTACGGCTTTACCACCGGTGATTCGATCACTCTTGTATATGCCTTAACCAGCTTAGGAATCGGTGTCGCTGTAGGAATCATGGCTAGGCTTGGCCGTATGGAAAAGCTCTCAGGGGCTATTCTTACCGCATGTGTGGCAGGCCTTACGGCTGTTGTAATCTCCACTCCTTTAAATATTATTTTCTGGGGCGGAACAACAGGCAATATCTGGGGAGACGCTGTCTTTGCCTGGTCACAGGCTTCAGGGCTTCCTGTTGCTTTTGGCTCCTTCCTTGATGAGGTCCTCGTGGATGTGCCGGATAAATTAATCACCCTTTTGATCGTGTACGCCATCATCAAAGGTCTTCCAAAGAAACTGACTTCCCTTTACGAACTGGATGATGAAGTGGCAAGTCTGGATTAA
- a CDS encoding energy-coupling factor transporter transmembrane component T family protein, translating to MKSISLYVDKDTYLTRLHPFAKMFYILAAVSAPLIGGALWIYGLFLAVSLGLLISGKIIRKVFPLIAFSFTIIITIFLIHGLFNQENQKILFHIGPLAFYQEGLLYATRIGLNILNMLLAFATFVLTTKPADLVETMEQAGFSPRFGYMISSVFQIIPQMMGTMNTIMDAQRSRGMETEGSLLVRARAFIPLISPVVSSSLINTRERAIALEVRGFDSKNKKTFLREYRLAGKDKAFMSLMALLIAGSIVWRVLTWL from the coding sequence ATGAAAAGTATCAGTCTTTACGTGGATAAAGATACCTACTTAACCAGGCTGCATCCATTTGCCAAGATGTTTTATATTCTGGCAGCTGTCAGCGCACCCCTTATTGGGGGTGCGCTGTGGATATACGGCCTTTTTCTGGCCGTCAGCCTGGGGCTTTTGATCAGCGGTAAGATCATCAGAAAGGTTTTCCCTCTGATTGCCTTTTCTTTTACCATCATAATCACCATTTTTTTGATCCATGGCCTTTTTAATCAGGAAAACCAGAAGATTCTCTTTCATATAGGGCCTCTTGCCTTTTATCAGGAAGGGCTTCTTTATGCCACCAGGATCGGGCTTAATATCTTAAATATGCTTTTGGCCTTTGCTACGTTTGTATTGACTACCAAGCCTGCGGACCTGGTGGAGACCATGGAGCAGGCGGGCTTTTCACCCAGGTTCGGATACATGATCAGTTCTGTTTTTCAGATTATTCCCCAGATGATGGGGACCATGAACACCATCATGGATGCCCAGAGAAGCCGGGGAATGGAAACAGAAGGCAGCCTGCTTGTAAGAGCCAGGGCATTTATTCCGCTAATTTCGCCTGTGGTCAGCAGCTCCCTGATCAACACCAGAGAAAGGGCCATTGCCCTGGAAGTGCGGGGATTTGATTCAAAAAATAAAAAAACATTTTTAAGGGAATACAGGCTGGCAGGCAAAGACAAGGCATTCATGTCGTTGATGGCTCTGCTCATTGCAGGTTCTATTGTATGGAGGGTGCTTACATGGCTTTGA
- a CDS encoding ABC transporter ATP-binding protein, translated as MALIEVTNLKYRYPHTESLALDGIDFQVEKGQFIGIAGENKAGKSTLCQAFAGLVPTMFRGAYGGKLLIDGVEAAKTPIAELCQKVGLVFQNPFNQLSGAKDTVFEEIAFGLQNLGIPRDEILKRVEENLKLLDIEEYRDRNPFDLSGGQTQRVAIASILAMEPKVIVLDEPTSQLDPQGSEEVFRVVDKLAKTGITIIMVEQKMEKLATYCDKILLLHKGKQIAYDTPERIFSRNDLEELGVKPPVYTQVCRALGVSRKEGEDRLYPVTLGQLERLRDQFPSKLSGRASIKDREKINGQAVFKIQDLKFHYNPDIPVIEHLDLCLDARPTAIIGQNGAGKTTLVKLLKGLLKPNAGSISFEGEDISRRTVAQLAGKVGYVFQNPDDQIFKNRVMEEVMVGPLNLGKSREEAGELAAEALEMVGLMEAAEENPYDLDLSERKMVAIASVVAMDPKVLILDEPTIAQDAKGRAVLGRIVQTLSEKGKFVLAILHDMDFVAEYFERVIIMAHGKVLKDGPGETVFYEKESLLKARLEQPHTARLCELLGYEGAFMTAEDMKA; from the coding sequence ATGGCTTTGATCGAAGTGACAAACTTAAAATACCGGTATCCCCATACGGAAAGTCTGGCTCTTGACGGAATTGATTTTCAGGTGGAAAAGGGGCAGTTTATCGGGATCGCCGGTGAAAATAAGGCTGGAAAAAGCACGTTGTGCCAGGCCTTTGCAGGTCTGGTTCCTACCATGTTCCGAGGGGCATACGGCGGGAAGCTCCTCATAGACGGAGTGGAAGCGGCGAAAACTCCCATAGCCGAATTGTGCCAGAAGGTTGGCCTTGTGTTTCAGAATCCTTTTAACCAGCTTTCAGGAGCAAAGGATACGGTCTTTGAGGAAATCGCTTTTGGGCTTCAGAATCTGGGAATTCCCAGGGATGAAATTCTTAAGAGAGTGGAAGAAAATTTAAAGCTTCTGGATATTGAAGAATACAGGGACAGAAATCCCTTTGATTTATCAGGAGGGCAGACGCAGCGGGTGGCCATTGCCAGCATCCTTGCCATGGAGCCTAAAGTCATTGTGCTTGACGAGCCAACCTCCCAGCTGGACCCTCAGGGAAGTGAAGAGGTATTCCGGGTGGTTGATAAGCTGGCAAAAACAGGTATAACCATTATCATGGTGGAACAGAAGATGGAGAAGCTGGCTACTTACTGTGATAAGATCCTCCTTCTTCATAAAGGAAAGCAGATCGCTTATGATACTCCGGAACGGATTTTTTCCAGGAATGACTTAGAGGAACTGGGCGTTAAACCGCCGGTCTATACCCAGGTTTGCAGAGCGCTGGGAGTGAGCAGGAAAGAGGGAGAGGACAGGCTTTATCCGGTCACGTTAGGGCAGTTGGAGCGTTTAAGGGACCAGTTTCCTTCAAAGCTTTCCGGCAGGGCTTCTATAAAAGACCGGGAGAAGATAAATGGTCAGGCAGTATTTAAGATCCAGGATTTAAAGTTTCATTACAATCCTGATATTCCGGTGATTGAACACCTGGATCTTTGCCTTGATGCAAGGCCTACCGCAATCATCGGCCAGAACGGCGCGGGAAAAACCACTCTGGTCAAGCTGTTAAAGGGACTTTTAAAGCCAAATGCAGGGAGTATTTCCTTTGAAGGCGAGGATATATCCAGAAGAACCGTAGCACAGCTTGCCGGAAAGGTGGGATATGTGTTCCAGAATCCGGATGACCAGATATTCAAAAACCGGGTGATGGAAGAGGTCATGGTAGGACCATTAAATTTAGGAAAGAGCCGGGAAGAGGCGGGGGAGCTGGCTGCAGAGGCTCTTGAGATGGTAGGGCTTATGGAGGCGGCGGAAGAAAATCCCTATGATTTGGATTTATCGGAACGGAAAATGGTAGCCATTGCTTCGGTGGTGGCGATGGATCCTAAGGTGCTTATCTTGGATGAACCGACCATTGCCCAGGATGCAAAAGGCCGGGCGGTGCTGGGTAGGATTGTCCAAACCTTAAGCGAAAAAGGAAAATTTGTGCTGGCGATTCTTCATGATATGGACTTTGTGGCAGAATACTTTGAACGGGTCATTATTATGGCTCACGGGAAAGTGCTTAAAGACGGGCCGGGGGAGACGGTCTTTTATGAGAAAGAAAGCCTGTTAAAGGCCCGGCTGGAACAGCCCCATACTGCCCGGCTGTGTGAACTCCTGGGGTATGAGGGTGCTTTTATGACAGCGGAAGATATGAAAGCTTAA
- a CDS encoding L,D-transpeptidase family protein, protein MENVKPRSRKKKPLGLKGLAAIGSGTVAAAALIAALVYLQTGKQYEKVFFPNTTINGMDASKKSVEEVKKSIASVTQNYVLSIGERGGSTQEIKGRDIGLESVFDGSLEKLLADQKTYEWLKHTKTPQEFDIGTMIQYDQDKFETVVSGLDCLKDEFVEKPENAHVSDYVSGQGYHIIAAKEGNQLDPEKVKTGISEAVMGLIPEISLEELGAYVKPQIPADDPQLIEQVQTLNKYANATITYSFGNEKKVLNGDTISKWIGIGEDGKVYLSSSSVSAFVKELASQYDTSTRAKNLKTSYGQTVRITGGSYGWKIDQSKEADELAELIRSGQSQVREPVYKQKAASHGDNDYGTTYVEINLTAQHLYFYKDGKLLVESDFVSGNESKGWSTPAGVFPLTYKQRDATLKGETYRTPVSYWMPFNGNIGLHDATWRSTFGGTIYKTSGSHGCVNLPPAVAKTIFENIAAGVPVLCYHLPGTESQTASNGTSKPAETKPATEPTTAAKPTEAPTTAPPATAAPTTAAPPATKEPETETSTSAPSKDGEVGPGVSNSSGKKKTGPGVHK, encoded by the coding sequence ATGGAAAATGTAAAACCGCGCAGCAGAAAGAAAAAGCCACTTGGATTAAAGGGCTTGGCAGCAATTGGAAGCGGGACTGTAGCTGCAGCGGCGCTGATTGCTGCTCTTGTCTATCTTCAGACGGGCAAGCAGTATGAGAAGGTGTTTTTCCCCAACACCACGATCAATGGAATGGATGCATCAAAGAAATCTGTTGAAGAAGTAAAGAAGTCGATTGCTTCCGTCACACAGAACTATGTGTTGTCAATCGGGGAAAGAGGAGGAAGCACACAAGAAATAAAGGGACGGGATATCGGCCTTGAGTCAGTTTTTGACGGAAGCCTTGAAAAGCTTTTGGCAGACCAGAAGACTTATGAATGGCTGAAACATACGAAAACGCCCCAGGAATTTGATATAGGAACCATGATACAGTATGACCAGGACAAATTTGAAACGGTTGTTTCAGGCCTAGACTGTTTAAAGGATGAATTTGTGGAAAAGCCGGAAAACGCGCACGTGTCCGATTATGTATCAGGACAGGGCTACCACATTATAGCTGCCAAGGAAGGAAACCAGCTTGACCCGGAAAAGGTGAAGACAGGAATTTCCGAAGCTGTGATGGGCTTAATCCCGGAAATTTCCTTAGAAGAGCTTGGGGCATATGTAAAGCCTCAGATTCCTGCTGACGATCCTCAGTTGATCGAGCAGGTACAGACATTGAACAAGTATGCCAATGCCACGATTACATACAGCTTTGGAAATGAAAAAAAGGTGTTAAACGGAGATACGATTTCCAAGTGGATCGGGATCGGAGAGGATGGCAAGGTTTATTTAAGCAGCTCCTCTGTTTCTGCATTCGTGAAAGAGCTGGCTTCCCAGTATGATACGTCCACCAGGGCCAAAAACTTAAAGACCTCCTATGGTCAGACCGTAAGGATCACGGGTGGCAGCTATGGCTGGAAAATCGATCAAAGCAAGGAAGCGGATGAACTGGCAGAGCTGATCCGTTCCGGGCAAAGCCAGGTAAGAGAGCCTGTCTACAAACAGAAGGCAGCCAGCCATGGAGACAACGATTACGGCACCACATATGTGGAAATCAATTTAACAGCCCAGCACCTGTATTTTTATAAAGACGGAAAGCTTTTGGTAGAATCAGATTTCGTATCAGGCAATGAGTCAAAGGGCTGGTCCACTCCTGCAGGCGTATTTCCCCTTACCTATAAGCAAAGGGATGCGACACTAAAGGGAGAAACTTACCGGACTCCCGTATCTTACTGGATGCCATTTAACGGAAATATCGGCCTCCATGATGCCACATGGCGCAGTACCTTCGGCGGAACCATCTATAAGACCAGCGGTTCCCACGGTTGTGTCAATCTGCCCCCGGCTGTGGCAAAGACCATCTTTGAAAATATAGCAGCAGGAGTTCCGGTTCTTTGCTATCATCTGCCTGGAACGGAATCCCAGACAGCTTCTAACGGAACGTCAAAGCCGGCAGAGACAAAGCCTGCCACTGAGCCGACCACTGCAGCGAAGCCTACGGAGGCGCCGACGACGGCTCCGCCTGCAACAGCAGCGCCAACGACTGCGGCTCCTCCTGCGACCAAGGAACCGGAGACAGAGACTTCAACAAGCGCTCCTTCAAAAGACGGTGAGGTCGGACCTGGGGTTTCAAATAGCTCTGGAAAGAAGAAAACAGGGCCTGGCGTACATAAGTAA
- a CDS encoding GNAT family acetyltransferase — MLNKDTFVPIQFFKKEAYTGSMKGMRYRVAKEEEEFSAVVYPEPYCYEATPEEQKIKASFPFTEEGRGQAVDWINEQYEKNRPAWEKAARK, encoded by the coding sequence ATGCTTAATAAAGATACCTTCGTACCCATACAGTTTTTTAAAAAAGAGGCTTATACCGGAAGCATGAAAGGAATGCGTTACCGGGTGGCAAAGGAGGAAGAGGAATTTTCAGCCGTGGTATATCCGGAACCCTATTGCTATGAAGCGACTCCTGAGGAGCAGAAAATAAAAGCCTCATTTCCTTTTACGGAAGAGGGACGGGGACAGGCTGTGGACTGGATCAATGAGCAGTATGAAAAAAACCGCCCGGCCTGGGAAAAAGCCGCAAGAAAATGA
- a CDS encoding glutamine--tRNA ligase/YqeY domain fusion protein gives MEENKEEVVSKNFIEQEIDKDLAEGVYDHVQTRFPPEPNGYLHIGHAKSILLNYGLAQKYGGKFNLRFDDTNPTKEKTEFVESIMEDVKWLGADFEDRLFFASNYFQEMYDCAVLLIKKGKAFVCDLTAEEIREYRGDFKTPGKESPYRNRSVEENLKLFEEMKEGKYQDGERVLRAKIDMASPNINMRDPVIYRVARMTHHNTGDEWCIYPMYDFAHPIEDAIEHITHSICTLEFEDHRPLYDWVVVECEFVHPPRQIEFAKLYLTNVVTGKRYIKKLVEDGIVDGWDDPRLVSIAALRRRGYTPESLRMFVDLVGVSKANSSVDYAMLEYCIREDLKLKRPRMMAILDPIKLVIDNYPEDTIEYLDVANNLENPELGERKVPFGKELYIEREDFMEEPIKKYFRLFPGNEVRLMNAYFVTCTGCEKDEDGNVTVVHCTYDPETKSGSGFEGRKVKGTIHWVASSTAVQAECRLYENIVDEEKGKLNEDGSLNLNPNSLIILKNCIVEPGLLSAKAYDSFQFVRNGFFCVDCKDSGPEQLVFNRIVSLKSSFKITK, from the coding sequence ATGGAAGAGAACAAAGAAGAAGTAGTTTCTAAAAACTTTATCGAACAGGAGATAGATAAGGATCTTGCAGAGGGTGTTTATGATCATGTGCAGACCAGATTTCCGCCGGAGCCTAACGGCTATCTGCATATCGGACATGCAAAATCGATTTTACTTAACTATGGCCTGGCTCAGAAGTATGGTGGAAAGTTCAACCTCCGTTTTGACGATACAAATCCGACAAAAGAGAAGACAGAATTTGTAGAATCCATCATGGAAGATGTGAAGTGGCTGGGAGCTGATTTCGAGGACCGTCTTTTCTTTGCGTCCAATTATTTTCAGGAGATGTATGATTGTGCTGTCCTTTTAATAAAGAAGGGAAAGGCATTTGTCTGTGATTTGACTGCGGAGGAGATCAGGGAATACCGGGGAGATTTTAAGACTCCTGGAAAAGAAAGCCCTTACCGGAACCGCAGCGTGGAAGAGAATTTAAAGCTGTTTGAAGAGATGAAGGAAGGCAAGTATCAGGATGGGGAAAGAGTTCTCCGTGCCAAGATCGATATGGCATCTCCCAACATCAACATGCGTGATCCGGTCATTTACCGTGTGGCCCGCATGACGCATCATAATACCGGCGATGAGTGGTGCATTTATCCGATGTATGATTTTGCCCACCCGATCGAGGACGCCATTGAGCATATCACCCATTCCATCTGCACTCTGGAATTTGAGGATCACAGACCGCTTTACGACTGGGTAGTTGTGGAGTGTGAATTCGTTCATCCGCCCCGCCAGATTGAATTTGCAAAACTGTATCTTACCAACGTGGTAACGGGAAAACGTTATATTAAGAAGCTGGTAGAAGACGGTATCGTTGACGGCTGGGATGATCCCCGCCTGGTATCCATTGCAGCTTTAAGAAGAAGAGGCTATACGCCGGAATCCCTCCGCATGTTTGTTGACCTGGTTGGTGTCTCCAAGGCTAACAGCTCTGTTGACTATGCCATGCTTGAATACTGTATCCGTGAGGATTTAAAGTTAAAAAGACCGAGAATGATGGCGATCCTGGATCCCATTAAGCTTGTCATCGATAACTATCCCGAGGATACCATAGAGTACCTGGATGTTGCAAATAACCTGGAAAATCCTGAATTAGGAGAGAGAAAGGTTCCCTTTGGGAAAGAGCTTTACATTGAACGGGAAGATTTTATGGAAGAACCCATTAAGAAGTACTTCCGCCTTTTCCCAGGCAATGAAGTCCGCCTGATGAATGCCTATTTTGTGACCTGCACCGGCTGCGAAAAGGATGAGGACGGCAATGTCACTGTGGTTCACTGTACCTACGATCCGGAGACAAAGAGCGGCTCAGGCTTTGAAGGCAGAAAAGTAAAGGGAACGATTCACTGGGTAGCTTCCTCCACCGCAGTACAGGCAGAATGCCGTCTGTATGAAAACATTGTGGACGAAGAAAAAGGAAAGCTTAACGAAGACGGCAGCTTAAACTTAAATCCAAATTCTTTGATCATCTTAAAGAACTGTATTGTGGAACCGGGCCTTCTAAGTGCAAAAGCTTATGACAGCTTCCAGTTCGTAAGAAACGGATTTTTCTGTGTTGACTGCAAGGACAGCGGACCGGAACAGCTGGTATTCAACCGGATCGTTTCATTAAAGAGTTCATTTAAAATAACAAAATAA
- a CDS encoding PLP-dependent aminotransferase family protein, with amino-acid sequence MELMIPLKNQPGSPYYSQIYSYIKEEIKKGNLRPANRLPSTRRLAENLKVSRSTTQMAYEQLLSEGYIEAVPCKGYFVCRIEDLVHTGQEQRDKIPSLLSPSSVGKEKVPDWKVDFSPRGIDLCAFPFNTWRKISKNTLVDDNREMFMPGDPQGEPALREAIRSYLHSARGVNCLADQIIVGAGSEYLLMLLSQILGADRVIAMENPTYKQAYRVFDSLKYQVVPVAMDRSGMDVELLEKSGADIAYVMPSHQYPTGIVMPVKRRQELLVWAYEKEGRYLIEDDYDSEFRYKGKPIPALQGMDGRNRVIYYGTFSKSIAPAIRVSYMVLPGPLLAVYRERMNFYASTVSRIDQNILYQFMAEGYYERHLNRMRAVYKAKHDALAAGLKPFESQFLIRGEHAGLHLLLTDCKGRAESQLIHMAAKFGVKVYGMSGYFIHEQHNTYPSTIVLGFASLTEEEIRTGLALLCQAWSVDDGKEGFCV; translated from the coding sequence ATGGAGCTGATGATACCTTTAAAGAACCAGCCTGGGTCGCCCTATTACAGCCAGATTTACAGCTATATCAAAGAAGAAATAAAAAAAGGAAATCTAAGGCCGGCCAACCGCCTTCCTTCCACAAGGAGGCTGGCAGAGAATTTAAAAGTCAGCCGCAGCACCACCCAGATGGCTTATGAACAGCTTTTATCGGAGGGATACATTGAGGCTGTCCCCTGTAAGGGATATTTTGTATGCAGAATCGAGGATCTGGTGCATACCGGGCAGGAACAAAGGGATAAAATCCCCTCCCTTCTTAGTCCCTCATCTGTTGGTAAGGAAAAAGTTCCGGACTGGAAGGTGGATTTTTCACCCAGAGGCATTGATCTTTGTGCATTTCCTTTCAATACATGGAGGAAGATATCGAAAAACACCCTGGTAGATGATAACCGGGAGATGTTCATGCCGGGAGATCCCCAGGGAGAACCGGCCCTCAGGGAGGCCATCCGTTCCTATCTCCATTCCGCCCGCGGGGTAAACTGTCTGGCAGATCAGATCATCGTAGGCGCCGGAAGCGAATACCTTTTGATGCTGCTGTCCCAGATCCTGGGAGCTGACCGTGTGATTGCCATGGAAAATCCGACGTATAAGCAGGCATACCGGGTCTTTGACAGCTTAAAATACCAGGTGGTCCCCGTTGCCATGGACCGGTCCGGCATGGATGTGGAGCTTTTGGAAAAGAGCGGAGCGGATATTGCCTATGTTATGCCTTCCCACCAGTATCCCACCGGCATCGTTATGCCGGTAAAGCGAAGGCAGGAGCTTCTTGTCTGGGCTTATGAAAAGGAAGGGCGGTATCTCATTGAAGACGATTATGACAGTGAATTCCGATACAAGGGAAAGCCTATCCCTGCGTTACAGGGAATGGACGGAAGAAACCGTGTCATTTATTACGGTACCTTTTCCAAATCCATTGCCCCGGCCATCCGCGTAAGCTATATGGTACTGCCTGGCCCTCTTTTGGCTGTTTACCGGGAGCGGATGAATTTCTATGCTTCCACTGTATCCCGCATTGACCAGAACATTCTTTATCAGTTTATGGCAGAGGGGTATTACGAACGCCATTTGAACCGGATGAGGGCAGTCTATAAGGCAAAGCATGATGCATTGGCCGCAGGTCTGAAACCTTTTGAAAGCCAGTTCTTGATCAGAGGAGAACATGCGGGACTCCATCTTCTTTTAACTGACTGCAAGGGAAGGGCGGAGAGCCAGCTCATCCATATGGCAGCAAAATTCGGGGTTAAGGTTTACGGTATGTCGGGATACTTTATCCATGAACAGCATAATACGTATCCTTCAACCATAGTTCTTGGGTTTGCAAGCCTTACGGAAGAAGAGATAAGGACAGGCCTTGCGCTTCTTTGCCAGGCGTGGTCTGTAGATGACGGGAAGGAGGGATTTTGTGTTTGA
- a CDS encoding AraC family transcriptional regulator, which translates to MNQEILDRLGVITDEEREIINGRTEIDRNRYTEGRDLVIDSKKMLEHGKMISIRPHTRFVHFPKHKHNYIEVIYMCKGETVHYIDGEKVVLKTGELLFLNQHATQEILPAGEKDIGINFIILPEFFDTAFEMMGEEENLLRDFLVGCLCFDPRYASYLHFQVADVLPVQNLVENMVWTLLSDQPNKRSINQVTMGLLFLQLMHYTDKISHTLESFEQKLIFQVLTYIDENYKDGELTELSALLSYNIYWLSRAIKRLTGRTYKELLQVKRLNQASVLLLNTRLSVTDISIAVGYDNTSYFHRIFRNYYGMSPKEYRAFNT; encoded by the coding sequence ATGAATCAGGAAATCTTAGACCGTCTGGGAGTCATTACAGACGAGGAACGGGAAATCATAAACGGACGGACAGAAATTGACCGCAACCGGTATACCGAGGGGCGGGATCTGGTCATTGACAGCAAAAAGATGCTGGAGCATGGGAAAATGATCAGCATCAGGCCTCACACCAGATTCGTCCATTTCCCAAAGCATAAGCATAATTACATTGAAGTGATCTATATGTGCAAGGGAGAAACGGTCCATTATATTGATGGGGAAAAGGTGGTTTTAAAGACAGGGGAGCTGCTGTTTTTAAACCAGCATGCCACCCAGGAGATCCTTCCGGCAGGAGAGAAGGACATTGGAATAAACTTCATTATCCTGCCGGAGTTTTTTGATACTGCCTTTGAAATGATGGGAGAAGAGGAAAACCTGCTGCGGGATTTCCTGGTAGGCTGCCTCTGCTTTGATCCCCGTTACGCCAGCTACCTCCATTTTCAGGTGGCAGATGTGCTGCCGGTCCAGAATCTGGTGGAAAACATGGTGTGGACCCTTTTAAGCGATCAGCCTAATAAAAGGAGCATTAACCAGGTTACCATGGGGCTTTTGTTTCTTCAGCTCATGCATTATACGGATAAGATCAGCCATACTTTAGAAAGCTTTGAACAGAAGCTTATATTTCAGGTACTCACCTACATTGATGAAAATTATAAGGATGGAGAGCTGACTGAGCTTTCGGCCCTCTTAAGTTATAACATTTACTGGCTGAGCCGGGCGATAAAGCGATTGACCGGCCGGACCTATAAGGAGCTTTTGCAGGTAAAGCGGCTGAATCAGGCTTCTGTCCTTCTTTTAAACACCAGGCTTTCCGTAACAGATATCTCCATAGCGGTAGGGTATGATAATACCAGCTATTTCCACAGGATCTTCCGGAACTATTACGGAATGTCCCCAAAGGAATACAGAGCTTTTAACACTTAG